A genome region from Mycobacterium florentinum includes the following:
- the pstS gene encoding phosphate ABC transporter substrate-binding protein PstS, protein MRFDNVGKSLAAAVFAITMTGAGLTACGSDDNHHGPASGASSGPAGTPACGGKNELTAEGSTAQQNAMAVLGHVWGQYCPRKSVSYSPTGSGAGREQFIAGHVDFAGSDSPLIADQILPATKRCNGNSAWDLPLVFGPVALVFNLPEIKTLTLNSDALARILTGRIAVWNDPILTALNPGIAMPDTRITPIYRVDSSGTTDSVQKFLTASAPESWSKGVGTEFQGGVGEGATKSSGVIQAVRATHGGIGYVEKGFADQAGLPYAQLATASGVVALTTETASNAINTATFLSSGNDLVLNLNPMYGAQQAGAYPLVLATYEIVCSKGYDTETARAIKSFLTVAAETGQANLSSAGYIPLTDKVKERLVTAINAMQ, encoded by the coding sequence GTGAGGTTCGACAACGTGGGCAAGTCGCTGGCGGCGGCGGTGTTCGCGATCACGATGACCGGTGCGGGACTGACGGCCTGCGGCAGCGATGACAACCACCACGGCCCGGCCTCGGGAGCGTCGTCGGGACCCGCCGGGACGCCGGCCTGTGGCGGGAAAAACGAACTGACGGCGGAAGGGTCGACCGCCCAACAGAATGCGATGGCGGTGTTGGGCCACGTCTGGGGTCAGTACTGCCCGCGCAAGTCGGTGTCGTACAGCCCGACGGGGTCGGGAGCGGGCCGCGAGCAATTCATCGCCGGCCATGTCGACTTCGCCGGGTCGGACTCGCCGCTGATCGCCGACCAGATCCTGCCGGCCACCAAGCGCTGCAACGGGAACTCCGCCTGGGACTTGCCATTGGTGTTCGGCCCGGTGGCCCTCGTCTTCAACCTGCCCGAGATCAAGACATTGACGCTCAACAGCGATGCGCTGGCGCGGATTCTGACCGGACGGATCGCGGTCTGGAACGACCCGATCCTGACGGCGCTGAATCCCGGCATCGCGATGCCCGACACCAGGATCACGCCGATTTACCGGGTGGACTCGTCGGGTACCACCGACAGCGTGCAGAAGTTTCTGACGGCATCCGCGCCGGAGAGCTGGTCCAAGGGAGTCGGCACCGAATTTCAGGGCGGCGTCGGCGAGGGAGCGACGAAATCGTCCGGTGTCATCCAGGCGGTGCGGGCCACCCACGGCGGCATCGGCTATGTCGAAAAGGGCTTCGCCGACCAGGCGGGCCTTCCTTACGCACAACTCGCCACGGCCAGCGGCGTGGTCGCGCTGACCACCGAGACGGCCAGCAACGCCATCAATACGGCAACCTTCTTGTCGAGCGGCAACGACCTGGTACTGAACCTGAATCCGATGTACGGCGCCCAGCAGGCGGGTGCCTATCCGTTGGTGCTGGCCACCTACGAGATCGTCTGCTCGAAGGGCTACGATACGGAGACCGCGAGGGCGATCAAGTCCTTCCTGACCGTGGCGGCGGAGACCGGTCAGGCCAACCTTTCATCGGCCGGCTACATCCCGTTGACCGATAAGGTCAAGGAACGACTGGTCACCGCGATCAATGCGATGCAGTAG
- the pstC gene encoding phosphate ABC transporter permease subunit PstC encodes MTTPDPAQAGSGAVASFPEAPVVPIRPWKDVQSRFGDRIFRKFAEASAVLIAVVVTAIGGFLLVRAIPAFKRNQEDFFTYRGNWITTNTSAMHFGILDLLQVTVFISVFALILAMPVALGVAIFLTQYAPRRLAGPLAYMVDLLAAVPSIIYGVWGLYVLAPQLSPVAAWLNKSLGWCFLFADGTASASGGGTIFTGGIVLAVMILPLITAVTREVFVQTPHEQIEAALALGATRWEVVATTVLPFGRSGYISGAMLGLGRALGETVALLIILRGTQKAFGWSLFDGGSTFATKIAATAWEFNDRYKAGAYIAAGLVLFVLTFVIDAVARGALAGTRKRGR; translated from the coding sequence ATGACTACGCCAGATCCAGCCCAGGCGGGTTCGGGTGCGGTCGCGTCCTTTCCGGAGGCGCCAGTCGTACCCATCCGCCCATGGAAGGACGTCCAATCCCGCTTCGGCGACCGGATCTTTCGCAAGTTCGCGGAGGCTTCGGCGGTCCTGATCGCCGTCGTTGTGACGGCGATCGGCGGGTTCCTACTGGTGCGCGCGATACCGGCGTTCAAGCGCAACCAAGAGGACTTCTTCACCTACCGCGGCAACTGGATCACCACCAACACCTCGGCGATGCACTTCGGCATCCTCGATCTGCTACAGGTGACGGTGTTCATCTCGGTGTTCGCGCTGATCCTGGCCATGCCGGTCGCACTGGGTGTCGCCATCTTCCTCACCCAGTACGCACCGCGGCGGCTTGCCGGGCCGCTGGCCTACATGGTTGATCTGCTGGCTGCGGTGCCCTCGATCATCTACGGCGTGTGGGGTCTTTATGTGCTGGCTCCGCAACTGAGCCCGGTCGCGGCCTGGCTGAATAAATCGCTGGGCTGGTGCTTCCTGTTCGCCGATGGCACCGCGTCGGCGTCCGGCGGCGGCACCATCTTCACCGGCGGGATCGTGCTGGCGGTGATGATCCTGCCGCTGATCACCGCGGTCACCCGCGAGGTGTTCGTGCAGACGCCGCACGAGCAGATTGAGGCCGCGTTGGCGCTCGGTGCCACCCGCTGGGAGGTGGTCGCGACGACGGTGTTGCCGTTCGGGAGGTCCGGGTACATCAGCGGCGCGATGCTGGGTCTTGGTCGCGCCCTGGGGGAGACGGTCGCGCTGCTGATCATCCTGCGCGGCACGCAAAAGGCGTTCGGCTGGTCGCTATTCGATGGTGGTTCGACCTTTGCAACCAAGATCGCCGCCACGGCATGGGAATTCAATGACCGGTACAAGGCCGGCGCCTATATCGCAGCGGGACTGGTGCTTTTCGTGCTGACCTTTGTGATCGATGCCGTGGCGCGTGGCGCCCTTGCCGGGACCAGGAAGCGGGGCCGATGA
- the pstA gene encoding phosphate ABC transporter permease PstA — translation MTSIFDRPLKARTLSRLSRRRRASNIVATVLVSLSMLIALAPLLWVLCAVIVKGFKAVASASWWTHSQAGTTPFLAGGGAYHAIVGTLLQGLVSAAISVPIGVMLAIYLVEYGGGTRLGRLATFMVDILSGVPSIIAALFIYASCVATLGLGRSGFAVSLSLVLLMLPVIERSTEEMLRIVPVDLREASYALGVQKWKTIVRVVIPTGLSGIVTGIMLALARVMGETAPLLILVGYSQAMNFDIFKGFMGTLPGMMFNETASGAGVNPIPTDRLWGAGLTLIVMIAVINVGARVVSMMFAPKKS, via the coding sequence ATGACCTCGATCTTCGACCGGCCCCTCAAGGCGCGCACGCTATCCCGACTCAGTCGGCGCCGCCGTGCCTCGAACATCGTTGCGACGGTGTTGGTTTCGCTGTCGATGCTGATTGCGCTGGCGCCGCTGCTGTGGGTGCTGTGCGCGGTGATCGTCAAGGGCTTCAAGGCGGTCGCGTCCGCGTCGTGGTGGACACATTCGCAAGCGGGTACCACGCCGTTTCTGGCCGGGGGTGGCGCCTATCACGCGATCGTCGGCACCCTGCTACAGGGATTGGTGTCCGCCGCGATTTCGGTCCCGATCGGTGTGATGCTCGCCATCTATTTGGTCGAGTACGGGGGTGGGACCAGACTCGGCAGGCTCGCGACATTCATGGTCGACATCCTGTCCGGTGTGCCATCAATTATTGCCGCATTGTTCATCTACGCGTCGTGTGTGGCCACGCTCGGCCTTGGCCGTTCGGGGTTCGCGGTGTCGTTGTCGCTGGTCCTGTTGATGCTGCCGGTGATTGAGCGGTCGACGGAGGAGATGCTGCGGATCGTTCCGGTTGATCTCCGCGAGGCCAGCTATGCGTTGGGCGTGCAGAAGTGGAAAACCATTGTCAGGGTGGTGATTCCGACCGGATTGTCGGGCATCGTCACCGGTATCATGCTGGCGCTGGCCAGAGTGATGGGCGAAACGGCTCCGCTGCTGATCCTGGTCGGCTATTCGCAGGCGATGAACTTCGACATCTTCAAGGGGTTCATGGGGACGCTGCCTGGCATGATGTTCAACGAGACAGCGTCAGGCGCCGGCGTGAACCCTATTCCCACGGATCGACTCTGGGGAGCGGGGCTGACGCTGATCGTGATGATCGCCGTGATCAACGTCGGTGCAAGGGTGGTCTCGATGATGTTTGCGCCCAAGAAGTCCTAG
- the pstB gene encoding phosphate ABC transporter ATP-binding protein PstB, translating into MAKRLDLKDVNIYYGSFQAVTEVTLSILPRSVTAFIGASGCGKTTVLRTLNRMHEVIPGARVEGTVLLDDENIYGPGIDPVGVRRAIGMVFQRPNPFPAMSIRDNVVAGLKLQGVRNRKLLDEIAEHSLRGANLWDEVKNRLNRPGGGLSGGQQQRLCIARAIAVQPDVLLMDEPCSSLDPISTMAIEELISELKQDYTIVIVTHNMQQAARVSDHTAFFNLEAAGKPGRLIEIDDTEKIFSNPSQKATEDYISGRFG; encoded by the coding sequence GTGGCAAAGCGTTTGGACTTGAAAGACGTCAACATCTACTACGGATCGTTTCAGGCGGTCACCGAGGTGACGCTGTCGATTCTGCCGCGCAGCGTGACGGCTTTCATCGGCGCGTCCGGCTGCGGCAAGACAACCGTGCTGCGGACCTTGAACCGGATGCACGAGGTCATCCCCGGTGCTCGCGTCGAGGGCACCGTGTTGCTCGACGACGAGAACATCTATGGCCCGGGTATCGACCCGGTGGGTGTTCGCCGGGCCATCGGCATGGTGTTCCAGCGGCCAAACCCGTTCCCCGCCATGTCTATTCGAGACAACGTGGTGGCGGGCCTGAAGCTGCAAGGGGTGCGTAATCGCAAGTTGCTGGACGAGATCGCCGAACACTCGCTGCGTGGCGCCAACCTGTGGGATGAGGTCAAGAACCGGCTGAACAGGCCCGGTGGAGGTCTATCCGGCGGACAGCAGCAGCGCTTGTGCATCGCCCGTGCGATCGCCGTGCAACCCGATGTGCTGCTGATGGACGAGCCGTGCTCCTCGCTGGACCCGATCTCGACGATGGCGATCGAGGAATTGATCAGCGAGTTGAAGCAGGACTACACGATCGTCATCGTCACGCACAACATGCAGCAGGCCGCGCGCGTCAGCGATCACACGGCGTTCTTCAACCTGGAAGCCGCGGGAAAGCCCGGCCGGCTCATCGAGATCGACGACACCGAAAAGATCTTCTCCAATCCCTCGCAGAAGGCCACCGAGGACTACATTTCCGGTCGCTTCGGCTAA
- the phoU gene encoding phosphate signaling complex protein PhoU translates to MRTAYHEQLSDLSERLGEMCGLAGVAMEKATQALLQADLVLAEQVISGHEEIADLSARAEESAFVLLALQAPVAGDLRSIVSAIQMVADIDRMGALALHVAKIARRRHPQHALPEEVNGYFAEMGRVAVELGNSAQEVVLSRDPDKAARIREEDDAMDDLHRHLFSVLMDREWKHGVAAAVDVTLLGRFYERFADHAVEVARRVIFQATGKLPEDETATTTP, encoded by the coding sequence ATGCGGACCGCCTACCATGAGCAACTCTCGGATTTGTCCGAGCGCCTGGGCGAGATGTGCGGGTTGGCAGGGGTAGCCATGGAGAAGGCAACCCAGGCACTCCTGCAGGCCGACCTCGTCCTCGCCGAACAGGTGATTTCTGGCCACGAAGAGATCGCGGATCTGAGCGCTCGCGCCGAGGAGAGCGCCTTCGTGCTACTGGCGCTGCAGGCGCCGGTGGCCGGTGACCTCCGGTCCATCGTGAGCGCCATCCAGATGGTGGCCGACATCGACCGGATGGGCGCGCTGGCGCTGCACGTCGCCAAGATTGCCCGCCGCCGCCATCCGCAGCACGCGCTGCCAGAAGAGGTCAACGGCTATTTCGCTGAAATGGGCAGAGTCGCAGTCGAATTGGGTAACAGCGCGCAAGAGGTAGTGCTGTCCCGCGACCCGGACAAGGCCGCCCGGATCCGCGAAGAAGACGACGCGATGGACGACCTGCACCGGCACTTGTTCTCGGTGCTGATGGACCGCGAGTGGAAGCACGGCGTCGCGGCGGCCGTCGACGTGACGCTGCTGGGCCGTTTCTACGAACGCTTCGCCGACCACGCGGTCGAGGTGGCCAGGCGCGTCATCTTCCAGGCGACCGGCAAGTTGCCCGAGGACGAGACGGCGACCACGACGCCGTAA
- a CDS encoding LCP family protein: MGDGEVDATLRRGQRDRHPATTTSPAALSAAPWERFSEPPGDDRVHRWQIEPPAPTPEDAWAGPVEPVERPARGTERAGSHASGALSVADLIAKVGASSTGTRHRRAALDDEPSEPDPEMFADLQDTQVIDTPAYSLDVVSEVPDLGLTNYPNGDEPELELTVEQPTESRPVKPKRTRRPKSADSPPKRTSRRRPILLAVRSMAALCAGVTLVLTGGAWQWSASKNHRLNVVNALDPDSGDIVDPSAQYGDEDFLIVGMDSRSGENADMGAGDTEDAGGARSDTVMLVNIPANRKRVVAVSFPRDLAITPMQCEAWNPDTGKYGPLYDEKTKTWGSKMVYTETKLNSAFAFGGPKCLVKEIQKLSGLSINRFIAVDFAGFAKMVEALGGVEVCSKTPLHDYELGTVLEHSGRQVIDGPTALNYVRARQVTTEFNGDYGRIKRQQLFLSSLLRSLISEDTLTDLNKLNNVVNMFISNSRVDNVQTKDLVQLGQSLQKMAAGHFTFVTVPTGVTDQNGDEPPRTADMKALFNAIINDDPLPEENDQNAQNLGTTPTSGPTTAPTTKKPAPPPSAAPEARREQVTTTSPDEVTVRVSNATAQSGLAATATSQLKHNGFNVMSPDDYPSSVNATTVLFSPGNEQAAATVASAFANSKVARVSGYGQVVQVVLGPDFKSVGAPAPSGSSLSVQIDRSPGSTPTKLPDDLTVTNAADTTCE, translated from the coding sequence GACGGGGAGGTAGACGCCACTCTTCGCCGTGGCCAGCGCGACCGCCATCCGGCCACCACGACCTCGCCCGCCGCACTCAGCGCCGCGCCGTGGGAGCGATTCTCCGAACCGCCCGGCGATGACCGCGTGCACCGATGGCAGATTGAGCCTCCCGCCCCGACACCCGAGGATGCCTGGGCCGGGCCCGTCGAACCTGTCGAGCGGCCGGCCCGCGGCACGGAGCGGGCCGGGAGCCACGCCTCCGGCGCGCTCAGCGTCGCCGATCTGATCGCCAAAGTCGGCGCCAGCAGCACCGGCACCCGTCACCGCCGCGCGGCCCTCGACGACGAGCCCTCCGAACCCGATCCGGAGATGTTCGCCGACCTGCAGGACACCCAGGTCATCGATACCCCGGCCTACTCGCTTGACGTGGTCTCCGAGGTCCCCGATCTCGGGCTCACGAACTACCCGAACGGCGACGAGCCCGAGCTCGAGCTGACGGTCGAGCAACCGACCGAGTCGCGCCCGGTCAAGCCGAAGCGCACCCGCCGGCCGAAATCCGCGGACTCGCCGCCGAAACGCACGTCCCGGCGTAGGCCGATCCTGCTGGCCGTTCGTTCGATGGCCGCGCTGTGTGCCGGGGTGACGCTGGTCCTGACCGGTGGCGCGTGGCAGTGGAGCGCGTCGAAAAACCACCGGCTCAACGTCGTCAACGCGCTCGACCCGGACTCCGGCGACATCGTCGACCCCAGCGCGCAGTACGGCGATGAAGACTTCCTGATCGTAGGCATGGACTCGCGCTCCGGCGAGAACGCCGACATGGGCGCCGGCGACACCGAGGACGCCGGCGGCGCCCGGTCGGACACCGTGATGCTGGTCAACATTCCGGCGAACCGCAAACGCGTGGTGGCGGTCTCGTTCCCGCGCGATCTGGCGATCACGCCCATGCAATGCGAAGCCTGGAACCCCGATACCGGAAAGTACGGACCCCTCTACGACGAGAAGACCAAGACGTGGGGTTCTAAGATGGTCTACACCGAGACCAAACTGAACTCGGCGTTCGCCTTCGGCGGCCCGAAATGTCTGGTGAAGGAAATCCAGAAGCTGTCCGGTTTGAGCATCAACCGGTTCATCGCCGTCGACTTCGCCGGATTCGCCAAGATGGTCGAGGCGCTCGGCGGTGTCGAGGTGTGCAGCAAGACACCGCTGCACGACTACGAACTCGGCACCGTCCTCGAGCATTCGGGCCGCCAGGTCATCGATGGCCCAACAGCGCTGAACTACGTGCGGGCCCGCCAGGTTACGACGGAGTTCAACGGCGACTACGGCCGCATCAAGCGCCAGCAATTGTTCTTGTCGTCGCTGCTGCGTTCGCTGATCTCCGAGGACACGCTGACCGACCTCAACAAGCTCAACAACGTCGTCAACATGTTCATCAGCAACAGCCGCGTGGACAACGTCCAGACCAAAGACCTTGTTCAGCTGGGCCAGTCGCTGCAGAAGATGGCCGCCGGGCACTTCACGTTCGTCACGGTGCCCACCGGTGTCACCGACCAGAACGGCGACGAGCCGCCGCGGACGGCCGACATGAAGGCGCTCTTCAACGCGATCATCAACGACGATCCGCTGCCCGAGGAAAACGACCAGAACGCGCAGAACCTGGGGACCACGCCGACGTCGGGGCCGACGACCGCACCCACCACCAAGAAACCAGCACCACCGCCGAGCGCCGCACCCGAGGCACGGCGCGAACAGGTGACGACGACCTCGCCCGACGAGGTCACCGTGCGGGTCTCCAATGCGACGGCACAGAGCGGGCTGGCCGCCACCGCCACCAGCCAGCTCAAGCACAACGGGTTCAACGTCATGTCACCCGACGACTATCCGAGTTCGGTGAACGCCACGACGGTGTTGTTCTCTCCCGGCAACGAGCAAGCGGCGGCGACGGTCGCGTCGGCGTTCGCCAATTCGAAGGTCGCCCGGGTCTCCGGCTACGGGCAGGTGGTTCAGGTGGTGCTCGGCCCCGATTTCAAGTCGGTTGGCGCTCCGGCGCCCAGCGGCTCGTCGCTGTCCGTCCAGATCGACCGCAGCCCGGGCAGTACCCCCACCAAACTGCCGGACGACCTCACGGTGACAAACGCCGCCGATACCACCTGTGAATAA